In Tenrec ecaudatus isolate mTenEca1 chromosome 4, mTenEca1.hap1, whole genome shotgun sequence, a single window of DNA contains:
- the TCTA gene encoding T-cell leukemia translocation-altered gene protein encodes MAEPWLGQSLQALPATVLGGLGALGSEFLRDWEAQDMRVTLFKLLLLWLVLSLLGIQLAWGFYGSTVTGLYHRPGLGGQNGSTPDGSTHFPSRETAANEPLKTHRE; translated from the exons ATGGCGGAACCTTGGTTGGGACAATCCCTGCAGGCTTTGCCTGCTACTGTGCTGGGAGGACTGGGCGCCCTGGGCAGCGAGTTCCTGCGGGACTGGGAGGCGCAGGACATGCGCGTGACTCTCTtcaagctgctgctgctgtggttgGTGTTAAGTCTTCTGGGCATCCAGCTGGCATGGGGGTTCTACGGGAGCACAGTGACCGGGCTGTATCACCGCCCAG gtctgggcggCCAGAACGGATCCACACCTGATGGCTCCACGCACTTTCCCTCCCG GGAAACGGCAGCAAACGAACCTCTCAAAACGCACCGAGAATAA
- the AMT gene encoding aminomethyltransferase, mitochondrial, translated as MWRAGSLMAWLGSILQAPPRTLGRSFSCAQDAHRRTPLYDLHLAHGGKMVEFAGWNLPVQYRDSHINSHLHTRRHCSLFDVSHMLQTRILGCDRVKLMESLVVGDIAELRPNQGTLSLFTNEAGGIVDDLIVTNTSEGHLYVVSNAGCRDKDLALMQAKVRELQNMGNDVGLEVVDNALLALQGPTAAQVLQAGVSEDLRKLPFMSSAVMEVFGVPGCRVTRCGYTGEDGVEISVPAAEAVHLAKALLDNPEVKLAGLAARDSLRLEAGLCLYGSDIDERTTPVEGSLSWTLGKRRRAAMDFPGAKVIVPQLKGKVQRRRVGLMCEGPPMRAHSPILSTEGTIIGTVTSGCPSPSLKKNVAMGYVSSQYSRPGTSVLVEVRRKQQMAVISKMPFLPTSYYTLK; from the exons ATGTGGCGAGCAGGGAGCTTGATGGCCTGGCTAGGCTCCATCCTGCAGGCACCTCCCCGGACCCTGGGCCGGTCGTTCAGTTGCGCACAG GACGCGCACCGCAGGACTCCTCTCTACGACCTGCACCTGGCCCACGGCGGGAAGATGGTGGAGTTCGCCGGCTGGAACCTGCCTGTGCAGTACCGGGACAGCCACATTAACTCGCACCTGCACACGCGCCGGCACTGCTCGCTCTTTGACGTGTCTCACATGCTgcag ACCAGGATACTTGGTTGTGACCGGGTGAAGCTGATGGAGAGTCTGGTGGTTGGAGACATTGCTGAGCTAAGGCCAAACCAG GGGACACTGTCACTATTCACTAACGAGGCTGGAGGCATCGTGGATGACTTGATTGTGACCAACACCTCTGAGGGACACCTGTACGTAGTGTCCAATgctggctgccgggacaaggacTTGGCCCTCATGCAG GCCAAGGTCAGGGAGCTTCAGAATATGGGCAATGATGTGGGTTTGGAAGTAGTGGATAATGCCCTGCTGGCCCTGCAAG GTCCCACTGCAGCCCAAGTGCTGCAGGCTGGCGTGTCAGAAGACCTGCGGAAGCTGCCCTTCATGAGCAGTGCTGTGATGGAGGTGTTTGGCGTGCCCGGTTGCCGCGTTACTCGCTGTGGCTACACAGGCGAAGACGGTGTGGAG ATCTCAGTACCAGCGGCGGAGGCAGTCCACCTGGCAAAGGCTCTTCTGGACAATCCGGAGGTGAAGCTGGCAGGGCTGGCAGCGAGGGACAGCCTGCGTCTGGAAGCAGGCCTCTGCCTGTATGGCAGTGACATCGATGAGCGTACCACCCCTGTGGAGGGCAGCCTCAGCTGGACATTGG GGAAGCGTCGCAGAGCTGCCATGGACTTCCCTGGAGCCAAGGTTATTGTCCCCCAGCTGAAGGGCAAGGTGCAACGGAGGCGTGTGGGGTTGATGTGTGAGGGCCCCCCAATGCGGGCACACAGCCCCATTCTGAGCACGGAGGGGACTATAATCG GTACTGTAACCAGTGGCTGTCCCTCGCCcagcctgaagaagaatgtggcaatgGGTTACGTGTCCAGCCAGTATAGTCGCCCGGGGACCTCTGTGCTGGTGGAAGTGCGACGGAAGCAACAGATGGCTGTGATCAGCAAGATGCCCTTCCTTCCTACGAGCTACTATACCCTCAAGTGA
- the NICN1 gene encoding nicolin-1 isoform X2: MSRVAVPCHMKGTVALQVGDVRNAQGRPGVQVIDVTFPNTAPFELQEITFKNYYTAFLSIRVRQHTSVHTPAKWVTCLRNYCLMPDPHSEEGAQEYVSLFQHQMLCDMARVLELRLILRQPSPLWLSFAVEELQIYQQGPKSPSMVFPKWLSHPAPCEQPTPLLEGLPDPGRVSSEVQQMWALTEMIRASHTSPRIGRFDVDGCYDLNLLSYT; this comes from the exons ATGTCCCGCGTGGCAGTGCCCTGCCACATGAAAGGCACTGTGGCTTTGCAGGTTGGCGATGTGCGGAACGCCCAAGGGCGGCCTGGTGTGCAGGTCATCGATGTCACCTTCCCTAACACCGCGCCCTTCGAG TTGCAGGAGATCACATTTAAGAATTACTACACAGCTTTTCTGAGCATCCGTGTGCGCCAGCACACCTCGGTGCACACACCTGCCAAGTGGGTGACCTGCCTGAGGAACTACTGCCTTATGCCTGACCCACACAGCGAGGAGGGGGCCCAGGAGTATGTATCGCTGTTCCAGCACCAG atGCTGTGTGACATGGCCAGAGTGTTGGAGTTGCGTCTGATTTTGCGGCAGCCGTCACCGCTGTGGCTGTCTTTTGCAGTGGAGGAGCTGCAGATCTACCAGCAGGGACCAAAG AGCCCCTCCATGGTCTTCCCCAAGTGGCTCTCCCACCCAGCGCCCTGTGAGCAACCCACCCCCCTCCTCGAG GGTCTCCCAGACCCCGGCAGGGTATCCTCTGAGGTGCAGCAGATGTGGGCGCTGACGGAGATGATCCGGGCCAGTCACACCTCCCCACGGATCGGCCGCTTTGAC GTGGATGGCTGTTATGACTTGAACTTGCTCTCCTACACCTGA
- the NICN1 gene encoding nicolin-1 isoform X1, whose amino-acid sequence MSRVAVPCHMKGTVALQVGDVRNAQGRPGVQVIDVTFPNTAPFELQEITFKNYYTAFLSIRVRQHTSVHTPAKWVTCLRNYCLMPDPHSEEGAQEYVSLFQHQMLCDMARVLELRLILRQPSPLWLSFAVEELQIYQQGPKSPSMVFPKWLSHPAPCEQPTPLLEGLPDPGRVSSEVQQMWALTEMIRASHTSPRIGRFDVSDHFPLLGLPCCPEWVRPDGFLCCRWMAVMT is encoded by the exons ATGTCCCGCGTGGCAGTGCCCTGCCACATGAAAGGCACTGTGGCTTTGCAGGTTGGCGATGTGCGGAACGCCCAAGGGCGGCCTGGTGTGCAGGTCATCGATGTCACCTTCCCTAACACCGCGCCCTTCGAG TTGCAGGAGATCACATTTAAGAATTACTACACAGCTTTTCTGAGCATCCGTGTGCGCCAGCACACCTCGGTGCACACACCTGCCAAGTGGGTGACCTGCCTGAGGAACTACTGCCTTATGCCTGACCCACACAGCGAGGAGGGGGCCCAGGAGTATGTATCGCTGTTCCAGCACCAG atGCTGTGTGACATGGCCAGAGTGTTGGAGTTGCGTCTGATTTTGCGGCAGCCGTCACCGCTGTGGCTGTCTTTTGCAGTGGAGGAGCTGCAGATCTACCAGCAGGGACCAAAG AGCCCCTCCATGGTCTTCCCCAAGTGGCTCTCCCACCCAGCGCCCTGTGAGCAACCCACCCCCCTCCTCGAG GGTCTCCCAGACCCCGGCAGGGTATCCTCTGAGGTGCAGCAGATGTGGGCGCTGACGGAGATGATCCGGGCCAGTCACACCTCCCCACGGATCGGCCGCTTTGACGTGAGTGATCACTTCCCTCTGCTTGGCTTGCCTTGTTGCCCTGAGTGGGTCAGACCTGATGGCTTTTTGTGTTGCAGGTGGATGGCTGTTATGACTTGA